In Balaenoptera musculus isolate JJ_BM4_2016_0621 chromosome 19, mBalMus1.pri.v3, whole genome shotgun sequence, one genomic interval encodes:
- the SERTAD3 gene encoding SERTA domain-containing protein 3 translates to MVGGLKRKHSDLEEEEEDEKWDWGPAGLRSYQQALLRISLDKVQRSLGPRAPSLRRHVLIHNTLQQLQAALCLTPAPALPPEPLFLGEEDFSLSATIGSILRELETSMDETEPPQNPVAPPGPQNEVLPQPDPVFLEALSSRYLGDSGLDDFFLDIDTSAVEKEPSLAPPEAPHNLFCAPGSWEWNELDHIMEIILGS, encoded by the coding sequence ATGGTAGGAGGCTTGAAGAGGAAACACTCAgatctggaggaggaagaggaggatgagaagTGGGACTGGGGTCCAGCAGGCCTGCGGAGCTACCAGCAAGCCCTGCTCCGTATCTCCCTAGACAAAGTCCAGCGAAGCCTGGGCCCCCGAGCACCCAGCCTTCGCAGGCATGTCCTCATCCACAATACCCTCCAGCAGCTCCAAGCTGCGCTTTGCCTGACTCCtgcacctgccctgcccccagagcCCCTCTTCCTGGGCGAGGAGGACTTCTCCCTGTCGGCCACCATCGGCTCTATTCTCAGGGAGCTGGAGACCTCCATGGATGAGACTGAGCCCCCTCAGAATCCAGTGGCTCCCCCGGGCCCCCAGAATGAAGTGCTGCCCCAGCCCGATCCAGTCTTCTTAGAAGCTCTGAGCTCCCGGTACCTGGGGGACTCTGGCCTGGATGACTTCTTCCTGGACATTGACACATCTGCAGTGGAGAAGGAGCCTTCACTGGCCCCACCAGAGGCTCCTCACAACCTTTTCTGTGCCCCAGGGTCCTGGGAGTGGAATGAACTAGATCACATCATGGAAATCATTCTGGGATCCTAA
- the SERTAD1 gene encoding SERTA domain-containing protein 1 translates to MMLSKGLKRKREEEEEEKEALAVDTWWLDPGHPAVAQAPPAVASSSLFDLSVLKLHHSLRQSEPDLRHLVLVVNTLRRIQASMAPTAALPPVPSPPTAPGIADNLLASSDAALSASMASLLEDLSHIEGLSQAPQPLVDEGPPGRPTGGAPPSLGALDLLGPATGCLLDDGLEGLFEDIDTSMYDSELWAPASEGHKSSPEDGPGKEEAPELDEAELDYLMDVLVGTQALERPPGPGR, encoded by the coding sequence ATGATGCTGAGCAAGGGCCTGAAGCGAaagcgggaggaggaggaggaggagaaagaagcccTGGCAGTCGACACCTGGTGGCTGGATCCTGGCCACCCAGCAGTGGCACAGGCACCCCCAGCCGTGGCCTCCAGTTCCCTCTTTGACCTTTCAGTGCTCAAGCTGCACCACAGCCTGCGGCAGAGTGAACCGGACCTGCGGCACCTGGTGCTCGTAGTGAACACACTGCGGCGAATTCAGGCGTCCATGGCACCCACAGCTGCCCTGCCACCTGTGCCCAGCCCGCCTACAGCCCCAGGCATAGCTGACAACCTGCTGGCCAGCTCTGATGCCGCCCTCTCAGCCTCCATGGCCAGCCTTCTGGAGGACCTCAGCCATATTGAGGGCCTGAGccaggctccccagcccctggtagaTGAGGGGCCACCAGGCCGCCCCACTGGGGGAGCCCCACCCAGCTTGGGTGCCTTGGACCTGCTCGGGCCAGCCACTGGATGTCTGCTGGACGATGGGCTTGAGGGCCTGTTTGAGGACATTGACACATCCATGTATGACAGTGAACTTTGGGCACCAGCCTCTGAGGGCCACAAATCTAGCCCTGAGGATGGGCCAGGCAAGGAGGAAGCTCCAGAGCTGGACGAGGCCGAACTGGACTACCTCATGGATGTGCTGGTGGGCACACAGGCACTGGAGCGGCCACCAGGGCCAGGGCGCTGA